The following coding sequences lie in one Desmodus rotundus isolate HL8 chromosome 1, HLdesRot8A.1, whole genome shotgun sequence genomic window:
- the LOC112306606 gene encoding ficolin-1-like, producing the protein MQGSRAAVALGPVVLAMAFLCPVASTVDTCPEVKLLGLEGSDKLSILRGCPGLPGAAGPKGEAGAAGGRGERGSPGAPGKVGPAGPKGDRGETGGRGEKGDRGEKGDSAQSKSCATGPRNCKELLTRGHLLSGWHTIYLPDCRPLVVLCDMNTDGGGWTVFQRRSDGSVDFYRDWAEYKRGFGSQLGEFWLGNDHIHTLTAQGTSEFRVDLVDFQGGHQFAKYQSFRLGSEAEKYKLVLGTFVGGSAGDSLTDHNNLAFSTKDQDNDRNPGNCAEQYQGAWWYNNCHMSNLNGRYLGGPHESYANGINWHSGKGYNYSYKVSEMKVRPT; encoded by the exons AGGTGAAGCTGCTGGGACTGGAAGGCTCGGACAAGCTCAGCATCCTCCGGGGCTGCCCGGGGCTGCCCGGGGCCGCGGGGCCCAAGGGAGAGGCCGGCGctgctggagggagag GAGAACGGGGTTCCCCTGGAGCACCCGGGAAGGTGGGGCCAGCGGGGCCCAAAG GAGACCGCGGGGAGACCGGTGGGCGTGGAGAGAAGGGTGATCGGGGAGAGAAAG GAGACTCCGCACAATCCAAGTCCTGTGCCACAG GACCTCGGAACTGCAAGGAGCTACTCACCAGGGGGCACTTACTGAGCGGCTGGCACACCATCTACCTGCCCGACTGCCGGCCCCTGGTCGTGCTGTGTGACATGAACACCGACGGCGGGGGCTGGACC gtgTTCCAGCGAAGGAGCGACGGCTCCGTGGACTTTTACCGGGACTGGGCCGAGTATAAACGGGGCTTCGGCAGCCAGCTGGGGGAGTTCTGGCTGGGCAACGACCACATCCACACTCTGACCGCCCAGG GGACCAGCGAGTTCCGCGTCGACCTTGTGGACTTCCAGGGCGGCCACCAGTTTGCCAAGTACCAGTCGTTCCGGCTGGGGAGCGAGGCCGAGAAGTACAAGCTGGTGCTGGGCACCTTTGTCGGGGGCAGTGCTG GCGACTCCCTGACGGACCACAACAACCTCGCTTTCTCCACCAAGGACCAGGACAACGACCGCAACCCTGGCAACTGTGCCGAGCAGTACCAAGGAGCCTGGTGGTACAATAACTGCCACATGTCCAACCTGAACGGTCGCTACCTCGGGGGCCCCCATGAGAGCTATGCAAATGGCATCAACTGGCATTCAGGAAAAGGGTACAATTATAGCTACAAGGTGTCGGAGATGAAGGTGCGGCCCACCTAG